DNA from Athene noctua chromosome Z, bAthNoc1.hap1.1, whole genome shotgun sequence:
ttcccttagtgaagccatgctggctgtcaccaatcacctccttattttccatgtgccctaacaTATTTTCCAGGAGGTTCTGCTCCCTGACCTTGCTGGGCATagaggtgagactggctggcctgtagttccctgagatttttttatttccctttttaaaattgggggttatgtttccccttttccagtcagcaggaacctCACCAGACTGTCACATCTTCTCAAACACagtggatagtggcttagccacttcatctgccagttctctcaggacccacagatgcatctcatcagatgCCATAGACTTTTGCACCTGCAAGTTCCTTAGATGGactcaaacctgatctcctgcaGTGGCAGGTCTTCCTTCTTCCAGTCCTtgcctttaccttctgcatcttgggcagtgtggctggtgTGCTTGCCAGTGAAGaatgaggcaaaaaagtcattgactCAACCTTCTCCACATCccaggtgaccaagtctcccATTCACTTCCAGggagggcccacatttttccttttgtcactgacatacctgtaaaagctttttgttGCACCTGATATCCCCGGTCAGATTTAATTTTAGCAGGGTTTTGGCCcgcctaacctgatccctggctacctggacagtttctctgtattcctcccaggctacctgtccttgcttctaccctctgtaggcttcctttttatgtatgAGCTTGTCCATAAGCTACTTGTTCATctatgcaggcctcctggtggttttacctgacttcctctttgttgcaATGCATCgctcgctcctgagcttggaggaggaggtgatccttgaattccaaccagctttcttgggcccctcttccctgaTGAGCCTGAGTAGAAAGAGGACATGCACAGCCTTTGCCGTTGGGGAAATTCTTTGGACATTTGGTGAAATTCTAAGAATGGCAGGCAGTTTGcttccaaaaatgtttttatggaCATTTCTGCCTTCTAAACTTTTCATGCTTTATTGCATCCCCATGGAAGACTTCTAGGAAGCACACCTTGGGAAGGGGAGAGCTGTAGCATTTTATGTAACTGGGAATGATGACAAGATGAGCTGGGAAGAAAGTGTATAAATATATTCCAGTGCACAGGAGAACTAGAAACTCCAAGATTTTGATGTGAACATGAatgcaaaatctttatttttgcacttttttttttttctcccagtagaTAATGTATAACATCTTCCTACTCTTGCAAGGATCACCTTAATTTGATGATGCAGATATTGGAAGAGCTAATCAGGTATCTTCTCCCTGCAAGTTGTCAAATATGAACATGTGCCTGTGCAGATGACTATGTATAGTCCATGAGTTTCTCTGGTTAATGCTCTGTGCTTATTCTCCTAACACGTGTTAGAAACAGAAAGACTTCTATGGGACAAAGGTGTAGTACAATCACATCAGCAGACTTACTAGCTTTCTGGTCAGCTTTTTCCATTATGTAAAAGCTGTGTTTGTATTAGTATAGCAGTCAGACCCACCAGTGTGAGGATTACAGTTGGTTTTTACATAATGGATTATCCAAGATTAAGTGTTTTATTCAGGCACACGAGAAAAAATAACCAATTAGTGACTTTGCAGATACATTATTTAAAGGCAGCTGGAGGGCAACTGACACAAAACTCTCCCACTGACGGAAGCCCAAAGACTGAAGCAGAGTAGTCTCAGAGATCTTCAACATCTTTACCCGAACAGGTAGGTGTCTCTTTGGCAGAGGTGGGTCAGATTAGCATCTCTTGCAGCCGGGAAGTGCAGCTTGCATGGCAGAAGATGGGAACAGAGTAACTGCTAAGGTGTTTCGTTATAAACTCAGCTTGGATGCTGCAGGCCAACTTTCAGGTAATAGTGTTCTATCTTGGCATCAAGAACAGGTATTCAGGGTCATACACTCTGAAAGAATGTATATGCAGGTTCTCTCTTTCCAAagtgtgagaaaaaaatatgctggGATGCAGATGAGCTGGGATACTGGAGGAGACAAATAAAGCCATGGCCACATTGTGGCTATGTTGCAATGGCAAATCAAGGCTCTAGAAACTGAATGTTATCTGTCATGTTTGTAAATGGAATGGTCTGAGGGCAGACAATACCAAGATACATTTTGCCATTAGAGTAGGCAGCTAGTAAGAGCCTGTTTCAGTGATGAGGGCTGGTTATAAAAAACACAGCTCTGCTGGCTTGAAAGCAAAGTGGACACTCACCATCAAATAATTAGAAACAACACCCTTAGAGCCAACAGTCCTTTACCTGAGCTCATCAGAATGTTAttctttttgtgaaaacaaaaatttttttaaaaattcaaacttttATCAGTTCTTACCAACCTTATCCAGAATCTGGCTTGATTTATAATGTAAAAATGCTACTGACAAGCAAAATACTCTTGCAAGTAATTGCCATTGATGCTCAGTTTTGTCTGGATTTAGGCACCACGATGACCCAGTGGTTTCTCAGTGGAGGGGTTGGTAGCCTACTCAGAACAGAAGGAAACTAGTTTTAAGATGAAGGGAATGTATCTGTAGGCACAGCACTAGCTACCCATATttactgcataaaataaaaccCCACGTTTGCTTTTGTCTTGCAGAATGAAATACGCACAGTATATTTTCCTGGCCTCAATCTTCGCCAGGGTTGAATACAGCCTAGCTCAGACCTGTGCAGTGGAGTCTTTCTCTGTGAAAGAGAATTTTGATCCAAAAAGGGTAATTATGATTACTTCAACAGTATATGTAAAGAAGCTTCATATATGAACTGTTTTTCCAGGTTATGGGTTGTGTTAATCTTAAAGGGGTTCCTTAGGTTCCTCACCAAAAAGTTAGCTCTTTTTGTATGCTGTCTCTCAGACACTTATGACGTTTGTTTTTCTCACTACTGTTTAACCTCTGAGCGCTATGGTAACACAGGCCTTGAAAGTCAGGGATGTTATTCTGTTAGACATCATCTTCTGTCAGATCGAAGCTCAGTACAGATCTCAACTTTAAGTGTTTCCATGAATTAAACAATTTATAACCCCATCAGAGAGAAAGCCCAAACATATGCCCTTGGGGATTTGCACCCATCAATGGCCATTCTTGGGAGTCAGCAAACTGAAAGATAATCTAGTTGGGTGTCCTGAACACAGACTTACTCTTGTTTAATCTGCCTGCCTCTGAGGAGGAAATCAGGGCTAACTTGGTGTTGACAAGGTCCAGACAGGTGTGCCAGTACCTATTTTGACCGTTCCTCAGCAAACATCacttccagctgcagctggggtGGGGCCAGTGCTTCCTCTATACAAGCTTGGCTTTGTTGGAAACAAACCCATGTCTGGGGATAACTTTGTGAACATAccagttttaaaaagtttttcttaggCTCCTGTATTTGGGAATTATAAACTCGGCTTCAGGCTAAAGCATGTAACTTGCCAAACAAATCTCATTACCTTCACTGAAGAATCAAATTTAACACAGTTAAGTTCACTTTCATTATTTCTACTAATAATGTTAACTTCTGAGGGCTTCCTCTCTGTCAGTAACCTATTTAGACCTTATATTCATTTTACTAGATATTGCTCATATCAGGGACTCCTTTTTTCCTAGAAATTTTCATCCCCTTAATctcatttcttttccctctgctgctaacctctgaaacacattttttcctcttcatagCACAGAGTGATCACTTTCTGCTTCTCTGGGTAGAGCCTTTTCACCATCAGAGGTCAACTGTGGCCCCTGGCAGTCATAAGATTGTCTTCAGCCAGCTTCCTAAGGTCCTTGTGGCTGCATTGTGGTATCACTGATGATATCTTTCATGGAAAAGCAGGGGCCTGAATGGGCACAGGGGAGAAATGGACGACTCCCAGCAGGCATCTCAGGATGGGAGAAGCTTTCAGTGCGGGGTCACTGTGGCAGGAATGTTTCACATGACAATGAGTACATGCACACAGAAGTACAGAGTTGCCAGATCCACCCTCCTGGCACAGAGGCAAGCGTTCCTCATGTGGTGTAGCAGGACCTGTGTGCTACATACCCACCCAAACTTAGCCTTCATATGCCAGGCAGTGGTCAGTTAGAAGGGCACTATGTTTACAAAAACGCTTTTGTGTTAATCTTGCCATGGTGATTAATCCAGGTATTAATATTCTTTCATGTTAGTATGCAGGGAAATGGTATGCTCTGGCCAAGAAGGATCCAGAAGGCCTTTTCCTTCAGGATAACATCTCTGCTGAGTACACAGTGGAGGAAGATGGCACAATGACAGCATCTTCCAAAGGTCGAGTGAAGCTTTTTGGGTGAGTTCTCTTGACTTTCATCTCTAGCTGTCACCATGAGGTACTGGAGTAGGGGGACATGGATGGTGGTCTATCCTGAGCGCACAGCACAACGAGGTTTTCTTCATCAAAAAAGAGAAACTCAATCAAGGTAATATATTAGAAGCCAGCCATTAGACACTTTTGAGTCCTGGGTCACTTCTCAGCCTGGCTCTAGACTGGGTCATCACAAACTACTGCATGAAGTCAATTATAAAGTCAAATCTTGAATAATGGAGCAGTTAGGTAAATGAATTACAACCAGGTGAGAGGAGCTAGTGAAGCATGTGTGGCTGTGAGGGCAGGACAGGTCTCATTTCACTGAGAGGTTCAGGGGAAGGAGTGTAAGTGAGCATTATTACATCATCACACATCCAACACAGTGTTGGATGCACTTCTGGGGAAAACACATGGTTAACTCTTGAATGCCATTGTGATGCCTGAATAGACAGGTGGAAGGAAGCTTGAATTTTGCCTACTGGTCATGGTTACCATAAAGAATTACAGCATGTAAAGAGATTAAATAGCATTCTgcgtgtagaaaaaaaaaaatatctgtagctTCCAGTAGGCTAGCACTAGTTCTGTTGTGCATTAACTACCAAAATTTGCCTGACTGCATGAACAGTAGAGCAGGTGGCTATGAACATTATAAGTCTTAACAGCACAGCACTCCGGGATATTTTGGAATGGGGCAAATAAAGCTTTGTAGGCATGCCATGCAGTGTGGGTGGGAAGATTCCTGAAAGGACTCTTCAAATACCAAGTGGGGTCTCAAGGCTGCTGGGAACCCATTTCTGCAATGGCAGGGTAAAGGAGAAGCTTGTGCGAGGAAGGGAACGAAGACCCCTCCACTGTTTCACAAATCCAGGTAATGCTTGACAAACTGTGCTAAGATGCAGGTAGTATTCAAAGCAAACAGATGCCAACCAGAGAAGGGCATTAGAAGAAATGAACGATAAAGATAGATAGGCTGTTCAGGCACCTACAGAGTTCTTGCCTGTCACTAGTTTGGACAGCAGAGTGGCTGTTATTATTTCCACCCTTTCACAGACGTCCCTGTGCCAATAGAGCTAGGAAGGGTTAGAGAGAGGACAGCCAACAGTCTGCCTCCACCTGGGGACACAGCAAAGGAGTCAGAATGAACCTGAATGCAGGTCAGCTCACTCTACAAACTGCTAGCAGGGAGCCAAGAAAGGTTGTCCATCATTCTGCTTGGTGACTGTCTGCTTGTACAGAAACGGGCTGTAAAAAgcctgctgagctgcaggagggtcagtgccctgccccagctgcagtgCAGTATAACAGCAGAGGCAGGAACTAGACAGCAGCTGTCAGTGATGGGGGGGGAATGTCACAGATTTGCATTATTTAATGACAAACAGTGAATTTGCATTAAGAAAGGACATGCCCACTCCTGAGGCAGCTGTGGTGAACCATAGTCTGGTTCTTGCCCAAGTCCTGAGTGAGGGACATCCATTTGAAGCTCACATGCTGCAGGATTTTACCTTCAGTCTCATGGATCTTGTTTCAGGTTCTGGGTGATCTGTGCTGATATGGCTGCTCAGTATACAGTACCTGACCCAACCACTCCAGCAAAAATGTACATGACCTACCAGGGCCTGGCCAGCTACCTCTCCAGTGGTGGTGAGTGAACTTCTCCAGCCCTCTGGTGCTGGTTGACAGCTTAACAGCTGCACAGATTTGTGTGTTTCAGTATATGAGCAGGAAAAACAACTGAGCTCATGTTGCTTCAGCTGGAGGCAAAGAATCATTTTTTGGAGGGACGTTTATCTGAGTACTGCTTTTTATATCCACAGAAGGGGCAGGATCCAGGGACTCCCCAGAGACTCCACCTATACACCATATATATTAACAGGGAGGATGCAGCTCAGAGGCAATTGGCCATACACGCAGATTTTGTACAGCCAAGTGGGGTGCAGAACCTAGGGAAACAATACTTCCTGGGCCCCACAGTGGGCATTATAAAGGTGCTGAGGGTCAGTTGTCCTTGTAGTCCTCATAAGAGGTGACA
Protein-coding regions in this window:
- the LOC141973878 gene encoding purpurin isoform X1 translates to MKYAQYIFLASIFARVEYSLAQTCAVESFSVKENFDPKRYAGKWYALAKKDPEGLFLQDNISAEYTVEEDGTMTASSKGRVKLFGFWVICADMAAQYTVPDPTTPAKMYMTYQGLASYLSSGGDNYWVIDTDYDNYAITYACRSLKEDGSCDDGYSLIFSRNPRGLPTAIQRIVRQKQEEICMSGQFQPVLQSGTLG
- the LOC141973878 gene encoding purpurin isoform X2; this translates as MKYAQYIFLASIFARVEYSLAQTCAVESFSVKENFDPKRYAGKWYALAKKDPEGLFLQDNISAEYTVEEDGTMTASSKGRVKLFGFWVICADMAAQYTVPDPTTPAKMYMTYQGLASYLSSGGDNYWVIDTDYDNYAITYACRSLKEDGSCDDGYSLIFSRNPRGLPTAIQRIVRQKQEEICMSGQFQPVLQSGAC